Proteins found in one Salinimonas lutimaris genomic segment:
- the epmA gene encoding elongation factor P--(R)-beta-lysine ligase, whose protein sequence is MQTQWQPTATNQARRARAALLRDIREFFYQRDVLEVDTPLLSHGTVTDVHLAAFRTDFAHSVTGKPESLYLQTSPEYAMKRLLCAQSGPVYQICKAFRHEGEGRWHNPEFTMLEWYRPGFTHIELMQEMDELLQLTLNTAPADIMTYQQAMQQYCHLDPLTTDVSALCQALNRFNIDIDDAHTLSVDDLLQLLFSFVVEPAIGQQQPCFIHGFPASQAALAKLNRTDPRTADRFEVYYRGAELANGFYELSDANEQRQRFVHDNELRARMNYPQLPVDEHLLSALAQGLPDCAGVALGIDRLLMLQTGATHIEQVLNFPVSRA, encoded by the coding sequence ATGCAGACTCAATGGCAACCCACCGCGACCAACCAGGCTCGCCGGGCCCGTGCGGCATTGCTGCGCGATATTCGTGAATTTTTTTATCAGCGTGATGTGCTGGAAGTCGACACGCCCCTGTTAAGTCACGGTACGGTGACCGATGTTCATCTGGCTGCTTTTCGCACGGATTTTGCTCACAGTGTTACCGGTAAGCCGGAGTCATTGTATTTGCAAACTTCACCGGAATACGCCATGAAGCGCCTGCTATGCGCCCAGAGCGGTCCGGTTTATCAAATCTGTAAAGCCTTCAGGCATGAAGGGGAAGGCCGCTGGCATAATCCGGAGTTCACTATGCTGGAGTGGTACCGGCCAGGATTTACGCATATTGAGCTAATGCAGGAAATGGATGAGTTGCTGCAACTGACCCTGAATACCGCACCGGCTGATATCATGACCTACCAGCAGGCGATGCAACAGTATTGTCACCTGGACCCGCTGACCACCGATGTATCTGCACTGTGTCAGGCGCTGAACCGGTTTAATATTGATATTGATGATGCACACACCTTAAGTGTGGATGACTTACTGCAACTGCTTTTCAGTTTTGTGGTAGAGCCAGCGATTGGTCAGCAGCAGCCATGTTTTATTCATGGCTTTCCGGCTTCACAGGCTGCTCTGGCTAAGTTGAATCGCACCGATCCGCGCACTGCTGACCGGTTTGAGGTGTATTACCGGGGCGCGGAGCTGGCAAATGGGTTTTACGAGCTTAGCGATGCTAATGAACAGCGACAACGCTTTGTTCATGACAATGAATTGCGCGCCCGGATGAATTACCCGCAACTGCCGGTGGACGAGCATTTGCTTAGCGCACTGGCGCAGGGGTTGCCAGACTGCGCCGGTGTCGCGCTGGGAATAGACCGCTTGCTGATGTTACAAACCGGAGCGACGCATATTGAGCAGGTGCTTAACTTTCCGGTCAGCCGGGCCTGA
- a CDS encoding EAL domain-containing protein encodes MDSKQANDKASPTPFIVGVGSSAGGIEALISLVSNLPEQLNASLVIAQHLSPSHKSQMADILARETKFKVKEIQDNVPVDNNCIYVGPPGNHIVYREARLRLEPNPQDVSPKPSANILFESLADELGDHSIGIILSGTGSDGSRGLRAIKSVGGFAMVQSPETAKYDGMPSASLKAVDVDRVLQPDEMGHEIANFANNIVDSFFPNSEEEKNRLMTELYDIVRDTTKIDFSFYKQSTLLRRVNRRLIATDSDDLPVYLGKLKKDPEEVHALSKELLISVTNFFRDKEAFKSVRRYIADLVEDKKAGENIRVWIAGCATGEEAYSIGILFLEEMAETNKDLNLQVFATDIDENALGVARKGSYSSHAVSSLESALVEKYFRNENDAYIPTKKLRDVITFSRQDITRDPPFLHLDMISFRNVMIYFNTELQQRVLSLFRYSLTSHGILFLGKSESIGLKEEYFVAVDRRSRIFKVSESSKRPAVPRMLKGVITPNRVKESSGNSYERLFNETLIREFGPSVLINSRFTILHSRGNLQPFVSFPSGAPDLNLSKLIISELTAELMSTFNKAKRNGEVVLSSPRQIEKDERRHWKLAVIPLDADESDLYVVNFRRVENETGVVNDTRYDTENADIAELIAAREQLQTLTEEMAASAEEMQALNEEVQAANEELQANNEELEATNEELQATNEELISVNEESMRKSAELTSINSELETVYNTLDFPLFIFDENLRLTRTNDAANQRYHLNNGIYQKHIPEMNLPDYFTDIERRLRSTLKSGGKMNLIIKPADTETLNLFVTPLINNKNKTTGVILVIIDNSELVRAHEDVEKNQQQLLSIMNNSLSIIALKDNSGRYEFVNSRFEEVFNISADEVLGKTDTHLFSQKMAKMLREKDLDTMRSLEPVRTVDEFASEGGNIILDAVRFPIFDSDGTIKSICTQANDITRNQHANEQLKLAGKLFDRAGEAIVVTDHDFNIITANQGFSALTGYETSELVGKQPRTLGAESMTEGFFENQQKALDAHDYWQGEVDYHRADGEQVSLWLTINGVRDADNNPINYVYTYSDVNEIKSVQRKIEFLATHDELTRLPNRGVLIERLSLMVGQAVQHGSQCAVLFFDLDDFKNVNDTLGHDVGDLLLKQVARRIQKCIRDTDTLARMGGDEFVVLLQVESLGEVNDVAQSIIDAVASPFEVNDHKLFVSASMGISVCPEDGNDNFTLLKNADTAMYRAKEQGRNQFQYFTQKMKNDAEQKMDIENGLRDALQEEALHVEFQPQVELASGAVVGLEALIRCDKEVVNQVSVQQFIHIAERGRLIERLGLFAVDLVFQQLAQWRKRHNNLPVTSINLSVKQLGDDSFVTALKALLKQYDIAPAQIKFEITETSLAESPDKLHKQLNALKELGFALSVDDFGVGQSSLSLLRQFPFTELKIDKSFIRDIASNEDNQIITKAIMQMAEAMNLDVVAEGVETEQELDVLKTLNCQVVQGFYFYEPQTSSKTLEILTQSVVKA; translated from the coding sequence ATGGACAGTAAGCAAGCAAACGATAAAGCGTCACCGACTCCGTTTATTGTGGGGGTGGGATCTTCTGCCGGAGGTATTGAGGCGCTGATTAGTCTGGTATCCAACTTACCCGAACAACTTAACGCCAGCCTGGTTATTGCCCAGCATTTGTCGCCCAGCCATAAAAGCCAGATGGCCGATATTCTGGCCCGGGAAACCAAGTTCAAGGTTAAAGAAATACAGGACAACGTTCCCGTTGATAACAACTGTATTTACGTTGGGCCGCCCGGAAACCATATTGTGTATCGCGAGGCCCGGCTGCGCCTTGAGCCTAACCCACAGGATGTATCACCTAAGCCATCGGCAAACATTCTGTTTGAGTCGCTGGCTGATGAGCTTGGCGATCATTCTATCGGCATTATTCTGTCTGGCACCGGTAGTGATGGTTCCCGTGGTCTGCGGGCGATCAAAAGTGTTGGTGGTTTTGCCATGGTGCAAAGCCCGGAAACTGCCAAGTATGACGGTATGCCGTCAGCCTCATTAAAAGCGGTGGATGTGGACAGAGTGCTTCAGCCTGACGAGATGGGTCATGAAATTGCGAATTTTGCCAATAATATTGTCGATAGTTTTTTTCCCAATTCAGAGGAAGAAAAGAACCGGCTGATGACCGAGCTGTACGACATTGTGCGTGACACCACCAAAATCGATTTCAGCTTTTATAAGCAGTCTACTCTGTTGCGCCGGGTCAATCGTCGTCTGATTGCAACCGACAGTGACGATTTGCCCGTGTATCTGGGCAAACTAAAAAAAGATCCTGAAGAAGTGCATGCTTTATCGAAAGAGTTGCTGATTTCGGTGACCAACTTTTTCCGGGACAAAGAAGCATTCAAATCAGTCCGTCGCTATATCGCCGATCTGGTGGAAGACAAAAAAGCCGGTGAGAATATCCGAGTGTGGATAGCCGGTTGTGCGACCGGTGAAGAAGCCTATTCCATCGGTATTTTGTTTTTAGAGGAAATGGCAGAAACAAACAAAGATCTGAACCTGCAAGTGTTTGCCACCGATATTGACGAAAACGCACTGGGGGTAGCCCGTAAAGGTAGCTACTCTTCACACGCGGTCAGCAGCCTGGAGTCAGCGCTGGTTGAAAAGTATTTCCGCAATGAGAATGATGCCTATATTCCAACCAAAAAGTTGCGGGATGTCATTACATTCTCCCGTCAGGACATCACCCGGGATCCGCCTTTTCTGCATCTGGATATGATCTCGTTTCGTAATGTCATGATTTATTTCAACACCGAATTACAACAACGGGTGTTGTCGCTATTTCGTTACTCGCTCACCAGTCATGGTATTTTATTTTTAGGCAAATCCGAGTCGATCGGTCTTAAAGAAGAATACTTTGTTGCGGTGGATCGCCGCAGCCGTATTTTTAAAGTCAGTGAAAGCTCCAAGCGACCGGCGGTTCCCCGTATGCTAAAAGGCGTGATTACGCCAAACCGGGTCAAAGAGTCATCCGGCAACAGTTATGAGCGTTTATTTAACGAAACCCTGATTCGTGAGTTTGGCCCCAGCGTGCTGATTAACTCGCGTTTTACGATTTTACACAGCCGGGGCAATCTGCAGCCATTTGTGAGCTTTCCGTCCGGGGCGCCTGATTTAAATCTTTCTAAGCTGATTATTTCAGAGCTGACTGCCGAGCTCATGTCAACATTCAACAAAGCCAAACGGAATGGTGAGGTGGTACTTAGCAGCCCCCGTCAGATTGAAAAAGACGAACGGCGCCACTGGAAGCTGGCTGTGATCCCGCTTGATGCGGATGAGTCAGATCTATACGTGGTGAACTTCAGACGGGTCGAAAACGAAACCGGCGTGGTGAACGACACCCGCTATGACACCGAAAATGCTGATATTGCTGAGCTGATTGCTGCCCGTGAGCAGTTGCAGACGCTGACCGAGGAAATGGCGGCCTCAGCAGAGGAGATGCAGGCCCTAAACGAAGAAGTGCAGGCTGCCAACGAAGAGCTGCAGGCTAACAATGAAGAGCTGGAAGCCACCAACGAAGAGTTGCAGGCGACCAACGAAGAGCTTATCAGTGTTAACGAAGAAAGCATGCGCAAGTCCGCCGAGCTGACGTCAATCAACAGTGAGCTGGAAACCGTTTATAACACGCTGGATTTTCCGCTATTCATTTTCGATGAAAATCTGCGCCTGACTCGCACCAATGATGCGGCTAACCAGCGTTATCATTTGAATAATGGTATCTATCAAAAGCACATTCCGGAGATGAACCTGCCGGATTATTTTACGGATATTGAACGACGTCTGCGCTCCACGCTGAAAAGCGGCGGCAAGATGAATCTCATCATCAAACCGGCCGATACAGAAACCCTGAACCTGTTTGTCACACCGCTTATTAACAATAAAAATAAGACAACCGGTGTGATTCTGGTCATCATTGATAATTCTGAACTGGTGCGCGCCCACGAAGATGTGGAGAAAAATCAGCAGCAACTGTTATCCATTATGAATAACTCGCTGTCGATAATTGCTCTTAAGGATAATTCCGGACGCTATGAGTTTGTTAACTCGCGGTTTGAGGAAGTCTTTAACATCAGTGCCGATGAGGTGTTGGGCAAAACCGATACGCACCTGTTCAGCCAGAAAATGGCCAAAATGCTACGGGAAAAAGATCTCGACACCATGCGCTCGCTGGAACCGGTGCGAACTGTGGATGAATTTGCCAGTGAGGGTGGCAATATTATTTTAGATGCGGTGCGCTTTCCGATTTTTGATAGCGACGGCACTATCAAGTCAATTTGCACGCAGGCTAACGATATTACCCGTAACCAGCACGCTAATGAGCAGCTGAAGCTGGCCGGTAAACTGTTTGACCGGGCGGGTGAGGCCATTGTGGTGACCGATCATGATTTTAACATCATTACCGCTAATCAGGGGTTTTCAGCTCTGACCGGTTATGAAACCAGTGAACTGGTGGGTAAACAGCCCCGCACACTGGGCGCCGAGTCTATGACGGAAGGCTTTTTTGAGAATCAGCAAAAAGCACTGGATGCGCATGATTACTGGCAGGGTGAGGTTGATTACCACCGCGCCGATGGCGAGCAGGTATCACTATGGCTGACCATTAACGGGGTGCGGGATGCCGACAATAACCCGATTAACTATGTGTATACCTACAGTGATGTCAACGAAATCAAAAGCGTTCAGCGCAAAATTGAGTTTCTGGCGACCCACGATGAACTGACCCGGCTGCCCAATCGCGGTGTGCTGATCGAGCGCTTGTCCTTGATGGTGGGGCAGGCGGTACAGCATGGCTCACAGTGTGCGGTGCTGTTTTTCGATCTGGATGATTTTAAAAATGTGAACGACACACTGGGCCATGATGTTGGGGACCTGTTGTTAAAGCAGGTTGCCCGGCGTATTCAAAAGTGTATTCGTGATACAGATACCCTGGCCAGAATGGGCGGCGATGAATTTGTGGTATTGCTGCAGGTGGAGTCGCTCGGCGAGGTCAATGATGTTGCGCAGTCAATTATAGATGCAGTGGCCAGCCCGTTTGAGGTGAATGATCATAAGTTATTTGTGTCAGCCAGTATGGGTATTTCAGTATGCCCGGAAGATGGCAATGACAACTTTACTCTGCTCAAAAATGCAGACACTGCTATGTATCGGGCAAAAGAGCAGGGACGTAACCAGTTTCAGTATTTTACTCAGAAAATGAAAAATGATGCTGAGCAAAAAATGGATATTGAAAATGGTCTGCGCGATGCGCTGCAGGAAGAAGCCCTGCATGTTGAGTTTCAGCCCCAGGTAGAGCTGGCCTCGGGGGCAGTGGTAGGGCTTGAAGCATTGATTCGCTGTGACAAAGAAGTGGTGAATCAGGTGTCGGTGCAGCAGTTTATTCATATTGCCGAGCGGGGCCGCTTAATCGAAAGGCTGGGTCTGTTTGCGGTTGATTTGGTGTTTCAGCAACTTGCGCAGTGGCGTAAGCGGCACAATAATTTGCCGGTAACATCCATCAATCTATCGGTAAAACAGCTTGGCGATGACAGTTTTGTCACCGCATTGAAGGCGCTGTTAAAGCAGTACGATATTGCCCCGGCCCAAATTAAATTTGAAATCACCGAAACATCACTGGCAGAGTCCCCGGATAAACTACACAAGCAGCTAAATGCGTTAAAAGAGTTGGGCTTTGCTCTGAGTGTGGATGATTTTGGGGTTGGTCAGTCATCGTTATCTCTGCTGCGTCAGTTTCCGTTTACTGAGCTGAAAATTGATAAGAGCTTTATTCGCGATATTGCCAGTAATGAAGATAATCAGATTATCACCAAGGCTATCATGCAAATGGCTGAGGCCATGAATCTGGATGTGGTGGCTGAAGGAGTGGAAACCGAACAAGAGCTCGACGTGCTTAAAACCCTGAATTGTCAGGTGGTACAGGGATTTTATTTCTATGAGCCGCAAACCAGCAGTAAAACACTGGAGATACTGACTCAGTCAGTAGTAAAAGCGTAA
- the efp gene encoding elongation factor P: protein MANYSTNEFKGGLKIMLDGEPCNILENEYVKPGKGQAFNRVKIRKLISGKVLEKTFRSGESVEGADVLDTELAYLYTDGEFYHFMNNDTFEQIAAEEKAVGDTVKWLKENDVCTITLWNGKPITVTPPNFVELEITETDPGLKGDTAGTGGKPATLSTGAVVRVPLFVQTGEVIRVDTRSGEYVSRAQK from the coding sequence ATGGCTAATTACAGCACCAATGAATTCAAAGGCGGCCTGAAAATTATGTTGGACGGCGAGCCTTGTAACATTCTGGAAAACGAATACGTAAAACCAGGAAAAGGTCAGGCGTTCAACCGCGTTAAAATTCGCAAACTGATTTCCGGTAAAGTTCTGGAAAAAACCTTTCGTTCAGGCGAGTCAGTTGAAGGCGCTGATGTGCTGGACACCGAGCTGGCGTACCTGTACACAGACGGCGAATTCTACCACTTTATGAACAATGATACATTCGAACAAATCGCAGCTGAAGAAAAAGCGGTTGGCGATACGGTTAAGTGGCTGAAAGAAAATGATGTGTGCACTATCACACTGTGGAACGGTAAGCCCATCACCGTGACTCCGCCTAACTTTGTTGAGCTGGAAATCACGGAAACTGATCCTGGTCTGAAAGGCGACACAGCGGGCACGGGCGGTAAGCCTGCTACACTGAGCACTGGCGCAGTGGTACGTGTACCTTTATTTGTGCAAACCGGCGAAGTCATTCGCGTAGACACCCGTTCAGGTGAATACGTGTCACGGGCACAAAAATAA
- the epmB gene encoding EF-P beta-lysylation protein EpmB, with protein sequence MAQIIPKNTVSVEHNWQKELALSFTDPKKLLDYLQLDSEALAAHGKARTLFPLRVPRHFVDLMEKGNWHDPLLRQIMPMTDEFIVQPGYTTDPLEEHDTAAKGLLHKYDSRVLFIVRTGCAVNCRYCFRRHFPYADNAVSKTQWLEAIEYIKQHPQINEVIYSGGDPLMAKDDFLQWLTGQLEALPQLTRLRIHSRLPVVLPERIDKAFTDWISNTRLNTVLVLHINHANEVSPALKARLQTLRQQGVTLLNQGVLLKGVNDSADAQVALSEALFDAGILPYYLFVLDKVQGAAHFDISDDTARDIMAGMIKRLPGFLVPKLTREIGGQPGKTPIDLRLHP encoded by the coding sequence GTGGCGCAAATAATACCTAAAAATACGGTGTCTGTAGAGCATAACTGGCAAAAAGAGTTAGCTTTAAGTTTCACTGACCCGAAAAAACTTCTGGATTACTTGCAACTGGATAGCGAAGCCCTTGCTGCACACGGCAAAGCACGTACTTTATTCCCGCTACGTGTCCCCCGGCATTTTGTCGATTTGATGGAAAAAGGAAACTGGCACGACCCACTGTTGCGCCAGATTATGCCAATGACAGACGAATTTATTGTGCAGCCCGGCTATACCACCGACCCGCTGGAAGAACATGATACTGCTGCCAAAGGTTTGCTGCATAAGTACGACAGCCGGGTGCTGTTTATTGTACGCACCGGCTGCGCGGTCAACTGCCGGTACTGCTTTCGCCGTCACTTCCCCTATGCCGACAATGCAGTGAGTAAAACCCAGTGGCTGGAAGCTATCGAATACATCAAACAGCATCCGCAAATCAATGAAGTGATTTATTCGGGGGGCGATCCCCTGATGGCCAAAGATGATTTTTTACAGTGGCTGACCGGGCAGCTAGAAGCATTACCCCAGCTAACCCGGCTACGCATTCATTCACGCTTGCCGGTGGTATTGCCTGAACGTATTGATAAGGCATTTACCGACTGGATCAGCAACACCCGTCTGAATACGGTGCTGGTATTACATATTAACCACGCTAATGAAGTCAGTCCCGCGCTTAAAGCCCGGTTACAGACGTTGCGTCAGCAAGGCGTGACTCTGCTTAATCAGGGCGTGTTGTTAAAAGGGGTCAATGATTCAGCCGACGCGCAGGTGGCATTGAGCGAAGCCCTGTTTGATGCCGGTATTTTGCCGTATTATTTATTTGTACTGGACAAAGTACAGGGTGCAGCGCACTTTGATATCAGCGACGATACAGCCCGTGACATCATGGCTGGTATGATAAAACGCCTGCCAGGTTTTCTGGTTCCCAAACTCACCAGAGAAATTGGTGGCCAGCCTGGCAAGACGCCGATCGACTTACGCTTACATCCGTAA
- a CDS encoding GGDEF domain-containing protein has translation MLEDVDHIKLVNDQCGPVAGDPALVYITQIATTLTFDVQPDVRQGNDEFCESYGSITEQQAWQMAEIVCEAIYQAAHSHSQGIALLGSYLALPPEV, from the coding sequence ATGCTGGAAGATGTTGACCATATTAAACTCGTCAATGACCAGTGCGGCCCTGTCGCCGGCGATCCGGCTCTGGTGTATATCACTCAGATTGCCACAACACTGACCTTCGACGTGCAGCCTGATGTTCGCCAGGGTAATGACGAATTTTGTGAAAGTTATGGCAGTATCACCGAACAGCAAGCATGGCAGATGGCCGAAATCGTGTGTGAGGCCATTTATCAGGCAGCGCACTCACACTCGCAGGGTATTGCGCTGTTGGGCTCGTATTTGGCATTGCCGCCAGAAGTTTGA
- a CDS encoding GAF domain-containing protein translates to MDASELLANCEKEQLHLTGHIQPFCGLVLVDEESQGITHVSGNIESLTGLPAEQMLGESLATLSWLSEEDVQQLAHEPGARQYCFYRMVNGQEVHLRLLRSEQAIVIELEPVRSRDAMNYHWLESQLYPPAQDSWTETQYFDALLQTLHEALPFDRLMLYQFDSDWVGEVVAELSEQQTAYLGLKFPASDIPAIARNMYFQNPSRLIADISADAVPVISVNNSTPDLTWSDSRSVSPVHIQYLSNMNVQSSYSIPVIISGKLWGIVACHDAATKLLDAQHRHIAERLVKHFSTVFNGYRSKQRLSMLSQIETKVNEMTAELSRLEADQSCQYLAESLLEYMQGSTAAIYLNDQWYQAGDPIDTSLLNALDKKVQRDFSDFIFCTHNIIDEYGDSFSEPAIRGIMAIKPNFESYTLRCYVFRVPQAQYTQWAGNPDKSLQQSSDDGVLSPRSSFKSWTEVRGEASRYWSRENELLAKKIRAVILRQADKLLLA, encoded by the coding sequence ATGGATGCATCCGAACTACTGGCCAACTGTGAAAAAGAGCAGTTGCACTTAACCGGGCATATTCAGCCTTTCTGCGGTCTGGTTCTGGTTGATGAGGAAAGCCAGGGCATCACGCATGTCAGTGGCAATATCGAGTCACTGACCGGTCTGCCGGCAGAGCAGATGCTGGGAGAGTCACTTGCAACGTTGAGCTGGCTGAGCGAGGAGGATGTGCAGCAACTGGCCCACGAGCCCGGAGCCCGGCAGTATTGCTTTTATCGTATGGTCAATGGTCAGGAAGTTCATTTACGTCTGTTACGCAGTGAGCAGGCCATTGTAATAGAGCTTGAGCCCGTGCGCAGTCGCGATGCCATGAATTATCACTGGCTGGAGTCTCAGCTGTATCCGCCGGCACAGGACAGCTGGACAGAGACACAATATTTTGATGCTTTATTGCAAACCCTGCATGAAGCACTTCCCTTTGACAGACTGATGTTGTATCAGTTTGATTCTGACTGGGTCGGTGAGGTGGTGGCTGAGCTTAGTGAGCAGCAAACCGCGTATCTGGGGCTGAAGTTTCCGGCTTCTGATATTCCAGCTATTGCTCGCAATATGTATTTTCAAAATCCCTCCCGGCTGATTGCCGATATCAGCGCCGACGCTGTGCCGGTGATTTCAGTCAACAACAGTACGCCAGACCTGACCTGGTCTGACAGCCGCAGTGTGTCGCCGGTGCATATTCAGTATTTAAGTAACATGAATGTGCAGTCGTCCTATTCCATTCCGGTTATCATTTCCGGCAAATTATGGGGAATTGTAGCCTGTCACGATGCCGCCACCAAACTTCTGGATGCCCAGCATCGGCACATTGCTGAGCGTCTGGTAAAGCACTTCAGTACCGTGTTTAATGGCTATCGCTCAAAACAGCGTCTGAGCATGTTGTCTCAGATTGAAACCAAGGTTAATGAAATGACGGCCGAGCTGAGCCGGCTGGAGGCTGATCAGAGTTGTCAGTATCTGGCAGAAAGCCTGCTGGAGTATATGCAAGGGTCTACCGCGGCGATTTACCTGAATGATCAGTGGTATCAGGCTGGTGACCCCATTGACACATCCCTGTTAAATGCGCTGGATAAAAAAGTACAGCGAGATTTTTCTGACTTTATTTTCTGTACCCACAACATCATCGATGAATACGGTGACAGTTTCAGTGAGCCTGCTATTCGCGGCATCATGGCCATAAAGCCGAACTTTGAATCATATACACTCCGCTGTTATGTGTTTCGTGTTCCCCAGGCGCAGTACACGCAGTGGGCGGGAAACCCGGATAAATCATTGCAGCAGTCATCAGACGATGGCGTGTTATCGCCACGTTCCTCGTTTAAAAGCTGGACTGAAGTGCGTGGTGAAGCCAGTCGCTACTGGTCCCGGGAAAATGAACTGCTGGCAAAAAAGATCAGGGCGGTTATCCTCAGGCAAGCTGACAAGCTGCTGCTGGCGTAG
- a CDS encoding HAD family hydrolase → MAQTGIGEQTRVILFDHDGTLIDSESVHFRLWQQVLDNYDVVLNHAFHDQKMAGIPVDQNAVDLVEHLNLSVPASQLAEEKHALTRQFLNEQAFPLMPDAASVVQQVFEQGYTVGIVTGGSRQSVDQTLSRHGFDKWVSVVVAVEDVIRSKPAPDCYLQALSKLGISAEQAVSVEDTMYGMQASISAHIPCVVIPTPNSAEHDFTGAAARYDSLTQWVQAEL, encoded by the coding sequence ATGGCACAGACTGGGATTGGTGAACAGACCAGGGTTATTTTATTCGACCACGATGGCACACTGATTGATTCGGAATCAGTGCATTTCAGATTATGGCAGCAGGTGCTGGATAACTACGATGTGGTACTCAATCATGCCTTTCACGACCAGAAGATGGCGGGTATTCCGGTAGACCAGAATGCGGTAGATTTGGTGGAACATTTAAACCTGAGTGTACCTGCCAGTCAGCTGGCAGAAGAAAAACATGCGCTGACCCGTCAGTTTTTAAACGAGCAGGCGTTTCCGCTGATGCCAGATGCCGCCAGTGTGGTGCAGCAGGTTTTTGAGCAGGGCTACACGGTAGGTATTGTGACCGGTGGCAGCCGTCAGTCGGTGGATCAGACTCTGAGCCGGCATGGTTTTGATAAATGGGTAAGCGTGGTGGTGGCCGTGGAAGATGTCATCAGGAGTAAACCGGCGCCGGACTGCTATTTACAGGCACTGAGCAAACTGGGCATTAGCGCAGAGCAGGCGGTGTCGGTAGAAGATACCATGTATGGTATGCAGGCATCGATCAGCGCACATATCCCGTGCGTGGTAATACCCACTCCCAACTCCGCCGAACACGACTTCACAGGCGCAGCGGCCAGATATGACAGCCTGACTCAGTGGGTACAGGCTGAACTCTAG
- a CDS encoding putative motility protein, with amino-acid sequence MNIQGYSASATSGTALELVSLKMAKDQQEQQGQAAIQLLESAADVPRPTSANPALGGTIDTFA; translated from the coding sequence ATGAATATACAAGGCTACAGTGCCTCTGCAACATCGGGTACTGCACTGGAGTTGGTCTCACTGAAGATGGCCAAAGACCAGCAAGAGCAGCAGGGTCAGGCAGCTATTCAACTGCTGGAGTCTGCCGCTGATGTGCCTCGCCCAACATCCGCTAACCCCGCGCTGGGTGGTACTATCGATACCTTTGCCTGA
- the priC gene encoding primosomal replication protein PriC: MQAVHDQLQETIQTLYRKAVDADNKLNALQQNQQGKFSAIFADGSGFRTQSKRFTPYVQEITEDWQALKEQDEEQAKAALPGLVNKIQLMLETLGKLKQAT; the protein is encoded by the coding sequence ATGCAAGCGGTTCACGACCAACTTCAGGAAACCATCCAGACCCTTTATCGTAAGGCGGTGGATGCAGACAATAAACTTAACGCGCTGCAACAGAATCAGCAGGGCAAATTCTCGGCGATCTTTGCCGATGGCAGTGGGTTTCGCACCCAGTCTAAACGGTTTACGCCGTATGTTCAGGAGATCACTGAAGACTGGCAGGCGCTTAAAGAGCAGGACGAGGAACAGGCTAAAGCCGCCCTGCCAGGCCTGGTTAATAAAATTCAGCTGATGCTGGAAACGCTGGGCAAATTAAAGCAGGCGACCTGA